A genomic window from Flavobacterium sp. I3-2 includes:
- a CDS encoding DUF6174 domain-containing protein — MKKNNLLLFFAISGFFFSCSSDDNSYQVKFNEAEFTQQRELWKENNLSNYSYQYDYFASSGPFEINVLVENGIAIGDSDYADAKTIDEVFNKIQSDYQDALNQDKNGIKGVQITVSYNKEFHYPEKIYYSTSYKGDSPLGGAYYELEIKNFTPNN, encoded by the coding sequence ATGAAAAAAAATAACCTTCTATTATTTTTTGCTATTTCTGGTTTTTTTTTCTCTTGTTCAAGTGATGACAATTCGTATCAAGTGAAATTCAACGAAGCAGAATTTACGCAACAGCGCGAATTATGGAAAGAAAATAATCTGTCCAATTATTCGTATCAATACGATTATTTTGCATCAAGTGGACCTTTTGAAATAAATGTTCTTGTTGAGAATGGGATTGCAATAGGAGATTCAGATTATGCTGATGCTAAAACAATTGATGAAGTTTTTAATAAAATCCAATCAGATTATCAAGATGCTTTAAATCAAGATAAAAATGGAATAAAGGGAGTCCAAATTACTGTGTCGTATAATAAAGAATTTCATTATCCAGAAAAAATTTATTACTCAACTTCATACAAAGGTGATAGTCCTTTAGGTGGCGCATATTATGAATTAGAAATAAAAAATTTTACACCAAACAATTAA
- a CDS encoding copper resistance protein NlpE produces MKKMILAAAVIAVGFASCDKKADANTSTNDSLNQPATTEQTETPKPTEEKPDGSTAQTALDWAGIYAGTLPCADCEGIQTELALNDDNTFVIKQTYLGKKETIEDKGTIMWHDGTIAHLKGKIVDMKLKVEENQLVFLDQDGKVIDGPLKDKYIFKKK; encoded by the coding sequence ATGAAAAAAATGATTTTAGCTGCAGCTGTAATTGCTGTAGGATTTGCATCTTGTGATAAAAAAGCGGATGCTAATACATCTACAAACGATTCGTTAAACCAACCTGCTACAACTGAGCAAACGGAAACTCCTAAACCAACAGAAGAAAAACCTGATGGAAGCACTGCACAAACTGCATTGGATTGGGCTGGAATTTACGCTGGTACTTTACCTTGTGCTGATTGCGAAGGAATTCAGACAGAATTAGCTTTAAATGATGACAATACTTTTGTAATTAAACAAACGTATTTAGGTAAGAAAGAAACGATTGAGGACAAAGGTACAATTATGTGGCACGATGGAACCATCGCTCACCTAAAAGGAAAAATAGTGGATATGAAACTTAAAGTTGAAGAAAATCAATTGGTATTCTTAGACCAAGACGGAAAAGTTATTGATGGTCCATTAAAAGATAAATACATTTTCAAGAAAAAATAA
- a CDS encoding aldehyde dehydrogenase, with protein sequence MQTPKEIVLKQRCFFYNGNTLSISYRKEALLKLKKSLEKHQDELIQAVYNDFKKSEYEVLLTEFAMLQLEIKNHLKNLYHWAKPQKVRASILNFPSSDFIYKQPYGVVLIISPWNYPLLLALQPMISAIAAGNCVILKPSEISVHTSKVLQKMISETFPQEYISVIQGDVQKTTEILENKFDKIFFTGSTSVGKIIQQKAAETLTPTVLELGGKSPCVINKSANLEIAAKRITFGKFVNAGQTCIAPDFIWIDETIKDKFIAILKQTIIDFYGNEMQPNPDFPRIINQKQFLRLEKYLSDGKIYFGGKTDAVDNYIQPTILDDISFDDAIMQDEIFGPILPILTFKNLAEVIEHNHQNEKPLAMYLFSTNESEIKKFMTQTQFGGGCINDVLSHIINDKVPFGGFGASGLGNYHGKFGFDTFVHFKTIVHRKNWFDFKIKYAPYAKKSQIIKKFLFRFLS encoded by the coding sequence ATGCAAACTCCAAAAGAAATTGTTTTAAAACAAAGATGTTTCTTTTATAACGGAAATACTTTATCTATCTCTTATAGAAAAGAAGCTTTGTTGAAGTTAAAAAAAAGCCTAGAAAAACATCAAGATGAATTAATTCAAGCCGTTTATAACGATTTTAAAAAATCTGAATACGAAGTTTTGTTAACTGAGTTTGCCATGTTACAATTGGAGATTAAAAATCATTTAAAAAATTTATATCATTGGGCAAAACCACAAAAGGTAAGAGCTTCAATATTAAATTTTCCATCTTCTGACTTTATTTACAAGCAACCTTACGGCGTTGTTCTTATTATTTCACCTTGGAATTATCCACTTTTATTAGCACTTCAACCGATGATTTCAGCAATTGCAGCAGGAAATTGTGTAATTCTGAAACCTTCTGAAATTTCAGTTCATACTTCCAAAGTTTTACAAAAGATGATTTCCGAAACTTTTCCACAAGAATATATTTCGGTTATTCAAGGTGATGTTCAAAAAACAACTGAAATTCTCGAAAATAAATTTGATAAAATCTTTTTTACAGGAAGTACTTCGGTTGGGAAAATCATACAACAAAAAGCGGCAGAAACTTTAACGCCGACTGTTTTAGAATTAGGAGGGAAAAGTCCGTGTGTGATAAATAAATCTGCGAATCTTGAAATTGCTGCGAAACGAATTACTTTCGGAAAATTTGTAAATGCTGGGCAAACCTGTATTGCACCAGATTTTATTTGGATTGATGAAACGATTAAAGATAAATTCATAGCCATTTTAAAACAAACCATCATTGATTTTTATGGAAACGAAATGCAACCGAATCCTGATTTTCCAAGAATCATTAATCAAAAACAATTTTTGCGTTTAGAGAAATATCTATCTGACGGAAAAATTTACTTCGGAGGAAAAACAGATGCTGTTGATAATTATATCCAACCCACAATTTTAGATGACATTTCTTTTGATGATGCAATTATGCAAGATGAAATTTTTGGTCCTATTCTTCCGATTTTGACTTTTAAAAATTTAGCAGAGGTTATCGAACACAATCATCAAAACGAAAAACCTTTGGCGATGTATTTATTTTCAACCAACGAATCTGAAATTAAAAAATTTATGACGCAAACACAATTTGGTGGAGGTTGTATTAACGATGTTTTGTCGCATATTATAAATGATAAAGTTCCGTTTGGTGGTTTTGGTGCAAGCGGATTAGGAAATTATCACGGAAAATTCGGCTTTGATACTTTTGTTCATTTTAAAACGATTGTTCATCGAAAAAACTGGTTCGATTTTAAGATAAAGTATGCGCCTTATGCAAAAAAAAGCCAAATTATTAAGAAATTCCTATTCCGATTTTTATCTTAA
- a CDS encoding cation:proton antiporter yields MELYYTFSVLIVLASLFAYLNVRFLKLPGTIGIMIIAMMVSVGIRLLGDQFFPQTTQEFFQLIKEFDFTEILMGAMLNFLLFAGALHVNISDLKEHKWPIFTYATISVVLSAFIISGILFYVAPIFGITIPFIYCLLFGTLISPTDPIVVLGILKEAKVPKMIETKITGESLFNDGVAVVMFAVVLKMATDTSFEATFGSVSWLFLIEAGGGVLLGALLGITASRVMKKIDDYKVTVLITLAIVMGGFLIASELHFSSPLAMVIAGLIIGNYGKKHSMNETTRDYLGKFWELIDEILNAILFLFIGFELLVLPDLQHQLLLGIVTIFIGLLARTLSIFIPASTILRKNTYSRGSLITMVWGGIRGGVSIALVMSIPNSAGEIKDVLLEITYIVVLFSIVVQGLTVGKVAKKVLKEE; encoded by the coding sequence ATGGAATTATATTATACGTTTTCAGTTCTAATTGTATTAGCCTCGTTATTTGCGTATTTAAACGTACGCTTTTTAAAACTTCCAGGAACCATCGGTATTATGATTATCGCAATGATGGTTTCTGTTGGAATTCGTCTTCTTGGAGACCAATTCTTTCCACAAACTACACAAGAATTTTTTCAGTTAATAAAGGAATTCGATTTTACCGAAATTTTGATGGGAGCCATGCTTAATTTCTTATTATTTGCCGGAGCCCTCCATGTGAATATTTCAGATTTAAAAGAACATAAATGGCCCATTTTTACTTATGCAACCATAAGTGTTGTTTTATCAGCGTTTATTATTTCAGGTATCTTGTTTTATGTTGCACCAATTTTTGGAATTACAATTCCGTTTATCTATTGTTTGCTTTTTGGTACTTTGATTTCTCCGACAGACCCAATCGTGGTTTTAGGAATTTTAAAAGAAGCTAAAGTTCCAAAAATGATTGAAACTAAAATTACTGGAGAATCATTATTTAATGATGGAGTTGCCGTTGTAATGTTTGCTGTCGTTTTAAAAATGGCTACAGATACTTCATTCGAAGCTACATTTGGTTCTGTTTCTTGGCTGTTTTTAATTGAAGCTGGTGGAGGAGTACTTTTAGGTGCTTTACTTGGAATTACTGCTTCTCGAGTAATGAAAAAGATTGACGATTATAAAGTAACAGTATTAATTACATTAGCAATTGTAATGGGCGGTTTCTTAATCGCATCTGAATTACATTTTTCTTCTCCATTAGCGATGGTAATTGCTGGTTTAATTATTGGAAATTACGGTAAAAAGCATTCAATGAATGAAACCACACGCGATTATTTAGGTAAGTTTTGGGAATTGATAGATGAAATTTTAAATGCTATTTTATTCTTATTTATTGGTTTTGAATTGTTGGTCTTACCAGATTTACAGCATCAATTATTGTTAGGAATTGTTACAATTTTCATTGGATTATTGGCTCGTACACTTTCTATTTTTATTCCTGCTTCAACAATTTTACGAAAAAACACGTATTCAAGAGGTTCTTTGATTACGATGGTTTGGGGAGGTATTCGCGGTGGAGTTTCGATTGCATTGGTGATGTCGATACCAAATTCGGCAGGAGAAATTAAAGATGTTTTATTAGAAATTACTTATATTGTGGTCTTATTCTCGATCGTAGTTCAAGGATTAACGGTTGGAAAAGTGGCAAAAAAAGTATTAAAAGAAGAATAA